A segment of the Vibrio parahaemolyticus genome:
CAAGAATCACTGACAATGTATGGTGCATTCGGCCTTTTCACACTCGTTTTGGTTGCGCTTGATATCTATCAAACCCGAGGCGGTGCCATTACGATGCAAAAAGCCATCGTTTGGAGCATATTCTGGTTCTTACTCGCGTTTCTTTTTGCAGGTTCCATCTATTTCTTTTGGGACGTTTACGCTCCTCATAGTGCTTACAGCAATGAGAAAGCGACCGTTTCATTCCTAACTGGTTACTTGCTCGAAAAATCATTAAGCGTTGATAACTTATTTGTCTTCGCCATCATATTTGCCCAATACAAAGTGCCAGAGCATCTTCGTCCGCGTGCGTTACTATGGGGTGTGATTGGCGCGTTGGTTCTGCGAGCAATTATGATTGCTGTCGGTGCGCAGCTACTCGCCCAATACCATTGGGTACTCTACCTATTTGCGGCGTTCCTAATCTGGACAGGTATTAAGCTTGCTCGCGACAAAGGTGAAGAGGAAGAAGTGAACCCATACCCAGAGCAAGTGATTCGTAAATTGTTGCCAGTGACTGATGATTATCAAGGTAATCATATGTTCTTGAAGCAAGCAGGGAAGTGGGTTGCGACGCCAATGTTAATTGTAGTAGGCGTGATCGCCGTGATGGATGTGATGTTTGCACTCGATTCAATTCCGGCTATTTTTGCGGTCACTCGCGAGCCATTCTTGGTGTTAGCGGCTAACGTATTCGCGTTGTTAGGCTTACGCTCGCTGTACTTCGTGCTGCAAGCGATGCTGGACAAGTTTGTCTACTTAAAACCTGCGCTCTCTGTGATCATGATGTTTATCGGTGTGAAGATGCTTTTGGTCGGAACAGAATACGAAATCCCAACGATTTGGTCGTTGACGTTCTTGATTCTAGTAATGACTTCCGCGGTAGTTGCTTCGGTGTATAAGAACAAAGAAAACAGTCGTTCTCGAGTTAATATTACTAATCAAAAATATTGATAACCGGATTTTTGAAAAGATATTTTCAGTATTGATTGGTTAAGAATTTGTTACTTAAAAGCTTGGAGTTATCCCCGTAACTCCAAGTTATTCAAGAAAAGTAGGCGGTTGTTGAATTTTTATGCGAAAAGTGGGCATTTCTAGCTCGCAGCAATGTGAATGATTTGTTTTATTAGAAAAACTAATTTGGTTGGTCAAATTTTGTCATTTTTTAAACAGTGAGGAAGTGACTACTATACAACCAACAAAACATATTACTGCTTTTAAAGAGAGGCAATCATGGCACAAGCAATGCAAATGACAAATGTAGCTTTACCAACCTCTATGGATAAGAAAACCTACGCGGTTAACTTCAAAGGATTGATTGCTCACTTACTCGACATTCTTTTTGTAGATAACTCTGCTCCTCGCAGCTACTACGCAGAAGATTTGTCAGCTCACATTCAAAAAGATATCGGTATATACCGTTAATCTGAACACTGTTAAAAAAATGCCAGCTTAGCCGCTGGCATTTTTGTATTTGCTGTTTCAAAGGGACCTGATTCAAACGCATGGGTTAGGGGGCCTTCCGAAGCACAAACAAAAACGGGGTTCCAACTGGAACCCCGTTTTATACAAAAGTAACTAAAATTACTTCTTACGGCAGTACTCTGCGATCACGTACATTGACTGACCACCGTTTGCCTTACCTGAAATCAGTTTAGGGTCATCACCAAGGCTGATACCGCGAATCACAGTACCTTGCTTAATTACTTGGTTTGTACCTTTAACTGGTAGATCTTTGATTACTGTTACATCGTCACCTTTCTTAAGTTCAGTGCCGTTGCAGTCAACAGTTTTGTCATCAGCAGACATACCTGTCATTGCCCAGTTCTTTTGCTCTTCTTCCATGTACATCATGTCAAGAGCGTCTTGAGCCCAGCTTTCAGAGTTTAGGCGAGTTAGTTGGCGCCATGCAGTTACTTGTACTGCAGGAACCTGGCTCCACATGCTTTCGTTCAGACAACGCCAATGGTTAATGTCTTTAGGTTCTTCGATCTCGCTGTGGCATTTGTCACATACCATGATAGCGGTATCAACTGTTACGTTACCGTGTGGTGGTACAGCGTAAGCAGTTAATGGAGATTCAGATGAACACAGTTCACATTTTGACTCGCAGCGTGCAAGCAGAGTAGCTTCGATAGACATAAGGACTCACCTTAGTAATGTTATTTTGTGGCGGTATTATCCACTTTATCCTGAGAAATAAAAGGGTGTTAGCGAATTAAAGCCGAGATTTTACAATATTCCAACCTGATTAGGTGAAAGATGTAAAACAATCGCTAAATAAATAATATTTGGAATATAAAAGAAGTGGTCAATTACCTTGGGTTATGAATTGTTGTGTGAATTATTCAACACTCTTTTGAGTGCGAAAAATAAAAAACCCAGCCTAAGCTGGGTTTTTTCGATGGATGAATGGTCGATTATTTCAGTACTGTTGTATCCGCAACATCACTCAATGCGTTGTCCATCAAGAAGTCCGCGTTTTCTTTTTGCATTTCAGCATGATGATTGACATCGGCAAGTGTGCCTGATGGCGACGCAAACGTACTGTGTGAAGCAATAGCGTTGAATTGAACAAAGCTTGACGTCGCAGAGACCGCTGTATTTAAGCTATTAACCTCAGTTAAGCCCAATTTCTTGGCTAACGGCTCTGTACCTGCAAATGGAGCGTTCGCAACGTTATTCGGTACCGTCTTATCACCTTCAACTTCTGTCATCAAGAATGGTGTAGTTAGAGTGCCTGAAGCAACTAGGTCTGCGGCATTAGTAAATGGATCTACAGTATCAAGCGTGGTTTGCGCTGCGTAGATGAACTGTGAGAAACCAGCACTCAGAGCTGCAAGCTGTTCCGGTGTCGCTAAACCTTCAAAGACCTCGTAACATGCTTTGTCATCTAACTGTGCACACTGCGCGTCAGCGTAAGACTTGTAATCCGTTGATGCTGCATAAGCAAGGTTGTGCTTGATTTGCGGACCAAAGTCTGAAGAACCCAGCAATAGATTACCGATTTGACCACCAGAGTTCTGAATAGAGGCCGCGCTAAATGTATACAATGCATCAGCAGTAGGGCTACCTAGCGTATTGTTTGCAGCAGCAACCGCAGACGTACCAACAATACCGCCTAGTGAGTGACCTAGCATTTTCACTTGAGAGCCCATCATCGGGTTAAAACCTTGAAGAGGGCCTCCAGCCAATAGGCCGCCTTGCGCTGATACTACTAAACTAGCACGTAAGCCCAATACATCCAGCACGCTTTGACGAAGGTTATCACGCGCAACAGCAAGGTTAGAAAGGTTCAAGTAAGCAAGAACGTTCGCATTTGCCGATCGTTGTTCGTCTAGGCTACGTGTACCGTGGATTGGAAGATCGATAGCGATAACAGCTACGCCAGCCTGCACCATATTAAAAGCAAATGCATACGAGTTTTCTTTCGCTGAGGTGATACCGTGTTGGTAGATCACCACGTCTTTCGCTACACCATTTTGAGGAGTAAACAGTAAAAACTCGACATTTTCTAAAGATTTAACCGCAGGAACAGGAGAGTAACGAGTAATAACTCGCTCACTATCCAGCTGTGTACCGTCGTTTAAGTACAGTTTCGAGCCTACCAGTTTTAGCTGCTCTGTTGGATCTGTTGCCAGCTTGCTAACGTCTACAGGAGAGCTTGCGAAAACGCCAGAAGAAAGTTGCTGAACCATGTTCGCTTGTTCTGCTGG
Coding sequences within it:
- a CDS encoding TerC family protein, with the protein product MSLIENTTQLSQSVLFQESLTMYGAFGLFTLVLVALDIYQTRGGAITMQKAIVWSIFWFLLAFLFAGSIYFFWDVYAPHSAYSNEKATVSFLTGYLLEKSLSVDNLFVFAIIFAQYKVPEHLRPRALLWGVIGALVLRAIMIAVGAQLLAQYHWVLYLFAAFLIWTGIKLARDKGEEEEVNPYPEQVIRKLLPVTDDYQGNHMFLKQAGKWVATPMLIVVGVIAVMDVMFALDSIPAIFAVTREPFLVLAANVFALLGLRSLYFVLQAMLDKFVYLKPALSVIMMFIGVKMLLVGTEYEIPTIWSLTFLILVMTSAVVASVYKNKENSRSRVNITNQKY
- a CDS encoding PhnA domain-containing protein — translated: MSIEATLLARCESKCELCSSESPLTAYAVPPHGNVTVDTAIMVCDKCHSEIEEPKDINHWRCLNESMWSQVPAVQVTAWRQLTRLNSESWAQDALDMMYMEEEQKNWAMTGMSADDKTVDCNGTELKKGDDVTVIKDLPVKGTNQVIKQGTVIRGISLGDDPKLISGKANGGQSMYVIAEYCRKK
- a CDS encoding VolA/Pla-1 family phospholipase — its product is MKHTFKLSLLCSAILLAGCGDNTSSSGTTDKVTFESEVQALLDRGTSISFTIQGANADVPAPSYLLMDTSDGTLGLPTNGDDALTNPRASMNTMDGWSTSMPIVLNFNGDGFAPGMLASGVKVIKINQRLTEWDGKTNPISKVLVQNQDYVVQANGKSLYVQFADSLDESSEYIFAVTQDVTDVNGEPIGTSSSYAVAKSKQVKYESGDLASVQAVTEAVEGIFGLAQVNPADIVYSSWFSTQSVGDTLAAVKGVTATGFATGANTLNTIYKNDTNENAVDLSTAYTMVLGETQDFMTALDSDSDFNKYVSDLDAAKTAIKGLYLQSGASVNVTQGQVRLPHYLEKGANWNMQPMVSAMPSLAKLNAALTDPAEQANMVQQLSSGVFASSPVDVSKLATDPTEQLKLVGSKLYLNDGTQLDSERVITRYSPVPAVKSLENVEFLLFTPQNGVAKDVVIYQHGITSAKENSYAFAFNMVQAGVAVIAIDLPIHGTRSLDEQRSANANVLAYLNLSNLAVARDNLRQSVLDVLGLRASLVVSAQGGLLAGGPLQGFNPMMGSQVKMLGHSLGGIVGTSAVAAANNTLGSPTADALYTFSAASIQNSGGQIGNLLLGSSDFGPQIKHNLAYAASTDYKSYADAQCAQLDDKACYEVFEGLATPEQLAALSAGFSQFIYAAQTTLDTVDPFTNAADLVASGTLTTPFLMTEVEGDKTVPNNVANAPFAGTEPLAKKLGLTEVNSLNTAVSATSSFVQFNAIASHSTFASPSGTLADVNHHAEMQKENADFLMDNALSDVADTTVLK